The genomic segment GCGGCCTGCGGCGGGGCGGCCGGTGCCGGCTTCGGTGCGGCCTCGGCGGGCGGCTCGCTGGGGGCGGGCCGCGCGGCCTGCCGCTTCACGGGCGCAGGTCTTTCGCGCCGGACGGCGGTGAGACGTGGTCGCGAGGAAGCGGACCGTGCTCCGGGCTCGCCGGGAAGAGAGATGGTCATCCGCTCGACGGCGGCGACGAGATCGTCGAGGCTCGCCTGCGCCGTGCGGCACAGCCGAATCCGGAGGGAGAGGGCGCGCCGGCCCGCGGTTGGGGAGACCGACGTGTCGAACAGGCCGCCGCGGCTCGCCGCGCGCTGGACGGGGCTCGCCCGCTCGAACCATTGCCACGCGTAGAGGCAGTCGGTCCCGATCGCGAGGCCGATCGGCCCGTAGCCGTTGCGCCGCGGCGCGACCACGCGCAGCACCTGCCCCGGAAAGCGGACCGCGATCTCGCCGTCGATGCCGAACTGGCTCGGCTTGGCCAGCCGCGGCGGGAAAGCGAGCAGGAGATCGCCGGTCTCGTTGCGCAGGGCGACCTCGGCATGGTTGCGGCCGTCGCCGCCCTCGAAGCGGATGCGTTGGTCGAACCCGTCGCGCACCCGCGTCTCGACGACGCCCGCGACCGGACCGGCGCCGGGCAGGCGCAGGACCGGCGCGGTCTGCGCCAAGGTCGGGCCGGCGAGGAGCAGGGCTGGGACCGCCGCGAGCAGGCCGAAGAGACGCGATCTCACGGAAAACCCTTCCCGTTCTGCCCGT from the Methylorubrum extorquens genome contains:
- a CDS encoding protein of unknown function, putative exported protein (Evidence 5 : Unknown function); protein product: MRSRLFGLLAAVPALLLAGPTLAQTAPVLRLPGAGPVAGVVETRVRDGFDQRIRFEGGDGRNHAEVALRNETGDLLLAFPPRLAKPSQFGIDGEIAVRFPGQVLRVVAPRRNGYGPIGLAIGTDCLYAWQWFERASPVQRAASRGGLFDTSVSPTAGRRALSLRIRLCRTAQASLDDLVAAVERMTISLPGEPGARSASSRPRLTAVRRERPAPVKRQAARPAPSEPPAEAAPKPAPAAPPQAAPPLRPPTPTAPESGGRRYLAPTTPQGAAPAFEPPVASPAPGGVQRYITDVPKPAEGAGGGLMPSPAPGRSTGESLSRDLPAEAYKPAPNRDGP